GTTGaaattacattaaaatagtGTGGTTTTGACATTAAAATGGTGTTAGTGGTAGGAGATACTCTTAGAGAGGAAACATTGAAGATCTTTAGTGATAAGGAATGTTTCTCTTGTTAGCTTGACAAGAACTCAATGCTTGTAATGAACATTTAGATTTCACTAGTAGATCAAGaatacatatacatatttagcatattaataaaacacacacacacacaaggctGAAAGCTGAAAAACATCTATTATTTATGCAGTTCTTTCATTACAAAGATACGATGATATACCAACGTTGAGTTGAtctagtggtaaaggggttGCGGCTGTAATTTCCACCACTTGGGTTCAACTTACGGTGGAAGAGACTATTTACAATGCTTGGGTTCCCGGCAAAAAGGTGAAAAACACCTTTTtcttagaccaaaaaaaaaaagatacgaTGATAGTAGTTACCTAATTTACAACTCACTCCAAAACCATGGAGAGCCAGACATTAAAACGTCACAAACACgtactttatcttttttttttttgaaacactcaCGTACTTGATCTAAACATGAAAATAGAAGTAAAAAGACTATCATagttccaattttttttataaattaatttcacCCTCCATATAGTCGTTTGTTTCTCGATCGGACAtcaatataatattactaaaattttaaatcatcatcatctaagAATATGTGCTTTGCCTACCATCTGATGAGCAGTCCCCATTGATCCACACCCTTTCATAACCACTCCTCCGCCGTTAACCACCGCTTGCTCCTCGAGCGACTGCACTTGTTTCTTTAGAAACTTCACATAATGAATAGCCTCGTCGAGCATAGAAGCTGTATCCATCTTGGTTCCACCAGGAACAAGCCGTTGCAAAATCCGAATCCTCTCGCTTATCCTCTCCCTCCGGTGCCGAGCAGCAACACTCTGTGGATCTTTAGAGATCCTAACGTTCCTCCTCTTAGGTGGCTTTACCGCCTCGGGATCTATATGAATTGGTTGCATCATGGCTATTCGAAAGATCATCTCTCGCATCGCTGCCATGTTATCGGTGTTGCTAATATTGTGTCTTTTGTCGTGTAAAATGGAAGAGTAAGCTGGGCTAGCGTGTAAACCAGAACCATACCGGAAACCGGGTTCGTGGGTCATTGAGTCAGAGTGGTTATGGTTTGAGTTGAACAGAAAAGGGTAGGTGTTGTTGTTGTGGTCGATGAGAGAGGGATTAGTGTTATAGAACTCAGGAAGATTCTCCATGTGCTGCATCATCATGTTCATTATGTCAGAATCCATGGAaagagagatggagaagctGTTGAAAATTGAAATGGGTATGGAGAGAAACTGAGTAAAGCttacaaaaatgaaatttaggttttt
The nucleotide sequence above comes from Brassica napus cultivar Da-Ae chromosome A9, Da-Ae, whole genome shotgun sequence. Encoded proteins:
- the LOC106364164 gene encoding transcription factor HEC1, which produces MDSDIMNMMMQHMENLPEFYNTNPSLIDHNNNTYPFLFNSNHNHSDSMTHEPGFRYGSGLHASPAYSSILHDKRHNISNTDNMAAMREMIFRIAMMQPIHIDPEAVKPPKRRNVRISKDPQSVAARHRRERISERIRILQRLVPGGTKMDTASMLDEAIHYVKFLKKQVQSLEEQAVVNGGGVVMKGCGSMGTAHQMVGKAHILR